The genomic region ATCTGGGCAAGCGTGTCGCCATCGACACCGAAACGCTTGGCCTGTCGCTGGTACGCGACCCGCTATGTCTGGTGCAGCTGTCTGCTGGCGACGGGGATGCGCATATCGTCCAGCTTGACCGTACTTCCTATGATTGCCCGAACCTGAAAGCACTGCTGGCCGATGAAGGCGTAGAGAAAATCCTGCACTTTGCCCGCTTCGACGTGGCGATGATCGCGCGTGATCTCGGGGTCACGCTGCGGCCGGTGTTCTGCACCAAGATCGCTTCCAAGCTGGCACGCACCTATACCGACCGCCACGGGCTGAAGGATGTGGCGCGCGAGATTGCGGGCGTGGAGCTGTCCAAACAGCAGCAAAGCTCCGACTGGGGTGCGGGCGATATCAGCGAGGCGCAGCTGAAATATGCCGCTGACGATGTGCTCTACCTGCACCAGATCCGCGACGGACTTGAGGCCATGCTGATCCGTGAGGGGCGCCTGGAGATGGCGAGGGCCTGTTTCAGCTTCCTGCCGACGCGCGCGGCGCTGGATCTGGCCGGATGGGCCGACGCTGATATTTTCGCTCACAGCTAGGGCGCAGTTGCCCGCAGACGGTGCACCCTGCCTTGAAAAGGACGTGGCAAGGGTCCACAAAGCCTTGCGGGGACAGATTTTCAGGCGTTCAGGATGCATTCGCTGACATTTGCTGCAGCAGAGCCATCGGCAAGCCGGGCCGTCGCGGCCGCGCGGATGCGCGCGCGTGTCGTGCGTAATGTGCGCATTGTCCTGATTGTGCTCATCGGCGCGCTGGCCGCCAATCTGGTGGCGCAATCGGTATTGACGGGCAATCGTGAACCGGCCAGCCGGCCCGCAATGACCGGAGATGGCGAGCGTATCATCAATCCGCGCTTTACCGGACGCGATGCTCACGGGCGCCCCTATGTGCTGACGGCGGATTCGGCGGTGCGCCGCATGGTCGGGCTGGGCAATCTGACCGATCTGGAGAATCCGCGCATCGACTACATGCTGCTGATTGGCGGGTCGCGCCGTCCTGATGCGTCGGAAGTGTTGTCGCGCCTGGGTGTCTATGATGATGCCACGCGCACCTTGCGCATGACCGATACGGTGCGCTTTTCCACCCGTTCAGGCTATGAATTCCGCACTGAAGGCGCATCGATAGATCTGGACGAAGGCGTGGTATACGGCGAGGAACCGGTACAGGGGCGCGCGCCCTGGGGCGGTGTGCAGGCTTACGGGTTTGAGCTGTATGAGGATGGCCGGCGTTTGCGCTTTACC from Glycocaulis abyssi harbors:
- a CDS encoding ribonuclease D produces the protein MTIHFHKVDLPAGLDLGKRVAIDTETLGLSLVRDPLCLVQLSAGDGDAHIVQLDRTSYDCPNLKALLADEGVEKILHFARFDVAMIARDLGVTLRPVFCTKIASKLARTYTDRHGLKDVAREIAGVELSKQQQSSDWGAGDISEAQLKYAADDVLYLHQIRDGLEAMLIREGRLEMARACFSFLPTRAALDLAGWADADIFAHS
- the lptC gene encoding LPS export ABC transporter periplasmic protein LptC — encoded protein: MHSLTFAAAEPSASRAVAAARMRARVVRNVRIVLIVLIGALAANLVAQSVLTGNREPASRPAMTGDGERIINPRFTGRDAHGRPYVLTADSAVRRMVGLGNLTDLENPRIDYMLLIGGSRRPDASEVLSRLGVYDDATRTLRMTDTVRFSTRSGYEFRTEGASIDLDEGVVYGEEPVQGRAPWGGVQAYGFELYEDGRRLRFTGGVVTRFYVGDGAPAPEEEE